The following are encoded in a window of Phaseolus vulgaris cultivar G19833 chromosome 3, P. vulgaris v2.0, whole genome shotgun sequence genomic DNA:
- the LOC137807251 gene encoding oxysterol-binding protein-related protein 4B-like, whose translation MDSKIVLSKPLTLEGESGSDEHCEAPNILQRILSLFKNIRQGSDLSCFKLPPVFNMPKSQLQCYAESIYCTASDLLSNLNSGKTPLDRLILVVAWTISTTRPLRFGVAPYNPTLGETHHVSKGNLNLLLEQVSHHPPVSALYGTDHQENIDMTWCHSPVSKFNGTSIETKVHGKRQLKLHNHGETYEMNSPNLVIRILPIPGTEWVGNLTIRCPETGLVAELNYMSQSFFGFGAGRRQIKGKIYDSLSHKILHKIEGHWDRTVKVKNASNAEERVIYDAREVISGLKAPIVKEPESVWATETALIWGELSEAILSKEWEKAREAKKIVEERQREVGREREEKGENWTPKHFVISYSKEEGWDCSPIQKSVPHAPIVTF comes from the exons GACTCAAAAATTGTGCTCTCAAAACCACTAACACTTGAGGGCGAATCAGGTTCAGATGAACACTGTGAAGCTCCAAATATTCTGCAACGCATATTAAGTCTCTTCAAGAATATTCGGCAAGGATCTGATCTCTCATGCTTCAAG CTGCCACCTGTGTTCAACATGCCAAAGTCACAACTACAGTGCTATGCAGAATCTATATATTGCACAGCATCAGATTTGTTAAGCAACCTCAACAGTGGGAAGACCCCACTAGATAGACTTATATTAGTAGTAGCATGGACCATTTCTACTACACGCCCTCTAAGGTTTGGTGTTGCACCCTACAATCCCACTCTTGGTGAGACTCACCATGTTTCCAAAGGAAACCTCAATCTCTTACTTGAGCAG GTTTCACACCACCCTCCTGTATCTGCCCTCTATGGCACTGATCACCAGGAAAACATAGACATGACATGGTGCCACTCTCCGGTTTCAAAGTTCAATG GTACTTCGATAGAAACCAAGGTGCATGGCAAACGACAGTTGAAGCTCCACAATCATGGAGAGACGTATGAAATGAATTCTCCGAATCTAGTAATCAGAATTCTTCCAATCCCCGGGACTGAATGGGTTGGCAATCTCACTATCCGGTGCCCAGAAACAGGCCTTGTGGCAGAATTAAACTACATGAGCCAATCTTTCTTTGGGTTTGGTGCAGGTCGAAGACAGATTAAAGGAAAAATCTATGATTCATTGTCTCACAAGATTCTACACAAAATTGAAGGTCATTGGGACAG AACTGTAAAAGTTAAAAATGCATCTAACGCGGAAGAAAGAGTGATATATGATGCAAGAGAAGTTATTTCAGGGCTTAAAGCTCCAATCGTCAAGGAACCAGAG AGTGTTTGGGCAACAGAAACAGCCCTTATTTGGGGAGAGTTAAGCGAAGCCATATTGAGCAAAGAGTGGGAAAAAGCAAGAGAAGCTAAGAAAATTGTGGAGGAAAGACAGAGGGAGGTCgggagagaaagagaagaaaagggggAAAATTGGACCCCAAAACACTTCGTCATCTCTTATAGCAAAGAAGAGGGTTGGGACTGTTCACCAATCCAAAAGTCTGTCCCTCATGCTCCAATTGTCACCTTCTAA